One Candidatus Angelobacter sp. genomic window carries:
- a CDS encoding DUF5069 domain-containing protein, producing the protein MSDNSWQKEFKEVYDGGVAAWQSGRCSPKKMFGDADAAFLASIGCTRQELFDFVDDAQNHGEPDFATVLAVQAIRRDYFLDVMGGKPSGRVASMDDLPAKTDEVDGIEWLPRIIEKARLKLRGEMPADLMYGCGGDRPFLRRMKMTLPEFLKLVRESGPDDRRIVNAVKRSAGLV; encoded by the coding sequence ATGAGCGACAACAGTTGGCAGAAAGAATTCAAAGAAGTCTATGACGGTGGCGTGGCCGCCTGGCAGTCGGGGCGCTGTTCGCCGAAGAAGATGTTCGGCGACGCGGACGCCGCATTTCTCGCGAGCATCGGTTGCACAAGACAGGAACTGTTTGACTTCGTGGATGACGCCCAAAACCACGGCGAACCGGATTTTGCCACAGTGCTTGCAGTCCAGGCCATCCGACGCGACTACTTTCTCGACGTGATGGGCGGCAAACCATCGGGCCGCGTCGCTTCGATGGATGATCTGCCGGCGAAGACGGACGAGGTGGATGGAATCGAGTGGCTTCCGCGCATCATTGAAAAGGCGCGGCTCAAACTTCGCGGTGAAATGCCCGCCGATTTGATGTACGGCTGCGGCGGCGACCGTCCGTTTCTGCGCCGGATGAAAATGACACTGCCAGAATTTCTGAAACTGGTCCGGGAATCCGGTCCGGACGATCGGCGAATTGTCAACGCGGTGAAGCGCTCGGCGGGCCTGGTTTGA